In Lactococcus paracarnosus, a genomic segment contains:
- a CDS encoding TetR/AcrR family transcriptional regulator codes for MRLKKVDRRYVTTDKRIIEAFWDLLAEVGYQKVSVSAIVKHAAINRSTFYEHFLDKEDLMASIQTELIRQVIADLPEVTIYKLTDKSLIEARLNLLFKGIYDRKKAFKLLLSQQSDGLFVGRFASFSKQFLIDAKLIDAIDIPEDYVFSIFESMMFNLIKTWIERDFIETPEAFSKIVGRVTPKLMQLLIS; via the coding sequence ATGAGATTAAAAAAAGTGGACAGACGTTATGTCACGACAGATAAGAGAATCATCGAAGCTTTTTGGGACTTATTAGCGGAGGTTGGCTATCAAAAAGTCAGCGTGAGTGCTATTGTTAAGCATGCAGCTATTAATCGGTCTACTTTTTACGAACATTTTTTGGATAAAGAAGACTTGATGGCAAGTATACAAACAGAGCTCATTAGGCAAGTTATTGCAGATTTACCTGAAGTGACCATCTATAAATTGACGGATAAATCCTTAATAGAGGCACGACTGAATCTATTGTTTAAAGGTATTTATGATCGAAAAAAGGCCTTTAAGCTATTGCTAAGTCAGCAGTCAGATGGGTTGTTTGTCGGTCGTTTTGCTTCGTTTTCTAAACAATTTTTGATAGATGCTAAGTTAATAGATGCGATTGATATACCAGAAGACTACGTATTTTCGATCTTTGAAAGTATGATGTTTAACCTGATTAAAACCTGGATTGAAAGAGATTTTATCGAAACACCAGAAGCATTTTCGAAAATAGTGGGCCGAGTAACGCCAAAGTTGATGCAGCTTTTGATTAGCTGA
- a CDS encoding LytTR family DNA-binding domain-containing protein translates to MTVTESIKIKINQLTNPSDQESVIFNLFSLNATIDKVISMLTKSSATILVTDLHENTQHKIKYADVLYIDYVDRNICLYTTDGTYWVKKSFIKMLDILPSNFIQISKNNAVNIYEVQAVETNIGGNLLIKLSTNEKLVVSRRYIKTFKDYLGKAS, encoded by the coding sequence ATGACCGTAACTGAATCTATCAAAATCAAAATTAACCAATTAACTAACCCGTCAGATCAAGAGTCTGTGATTTTCAACTTATTTTCCCTTAATGCAACGATTGATAAAGTCATCAGCATGTTGACTAAATCCAGTGCAACCATTCTGGTAACAGATTTGCACGAAAATACACAGCACAAAATCAAGTATGCAGATGTGTTGTATATTGATTACGTAGATAGAAATATTTGCTTATATACGACAGACGGGACTTACTGGGTCAAGAAGTCGTTTATCAAGATGCTGGATATATTACCGAGTAACTTTATACAAATTTCTAAAAACAATGCCGTTAATATTTATGAAGTACAGGCAGTTGAGACAAATATTGGTGGTAATTTACTGATCAAACTGTCTACTAACGAAAAATTAGTGGTTAGTCGCAGATACATCAAAACGTTTAAAGACTATCTAGGCAAAGCTTCTTAA
- a CDS encoding DUF6622 family protein — MSELYTLVVSIITHTPIWVWIVLLIIIKKGIALLKDTEVSVGKSCLMPGIFILWSVDTIATKFTYPLYLVPCYLIFLTFGAFAGLYIYRNKIFYVEHTVLMQTGSKIPLYIMIINFCIKYALNVLLSVQPALYNQVSFNISYGIIAGFTVGLFFGNTIRAIRAQSRLLA; from the coding sequence ATGTCTGAGTTATACACACTAGTCGTTTCAATCATCACGCACACACCCATCTGGGTTTGGATCGTCTTACTAATCATCATCAAGAAGGGGATAGCCCTCTTAAAAGACACTGAAGTATCTGTTGGCAAATCCTGTCTCATGCCAGGCATCTTCATTTTATGGAGCGTAGACACGATCGCTACAAAGTTTACCTATCCACTTTATTTAGTCCCATGCTATCTGATCTTTTTAACTTTTGGTGCTTTTGCTGGCCTCTATATCTACCGCAACAAGATCTTTTATGTCGAGCATACTGTGCTAATGCAAACAGGTAGTAAAATACCACTATATATCATGATCATCAATTTTTGTATCAAGTATGCCTTAAATGTCCTCTTATCTGTCCAACCTGCATTATATAATCAGGTCTCATTTAATATCAGCTATGGCATCATCGCAGGCTTTACTGTTGGCCTATTTTTCGGTAATACCATTCGCGCCATACGTGCTCAGTCACGTCTACTCGCATAA
- a CDS encoding NAD(P)H-dependent oxidoreductase, with product MKTLVLIAHPNLSTSRFNQTWKTALAHHEVTVHDLYASYADGKIDTQKEQDLLVQHDRIVFQFPLYWYSTPALLKQWQDEVLTYGFAYGSKGTYLQGKELMLAISAGSSDADYQADGRKGFTMTEVLRPLEMMSQLCSLTYTPPFIAYGANEATDEEVKLSSQEMIAHILDN from the coding sequence ATGAAAACATTAGTCCTTATCGCCCATCCCAATCTTTCAACATCACGATTTAATCAAACCTGGAAAACCGCGTTGGCTCATCATGAAGTGACTGTGCATGATCTCTATGCCAGCTATGCAGATGGCAAAATAGATACTCAAAAAGAGCAAGACTTGTTGGTCCAACACGATCGTATTGTTTTTCAATTCCCCCTATATTGGTATAGTACACCTGCTTTACTTAAGCAGTGGCAAGATGAGGTGTTGACCTATGGTTTTGCTTACGGCTCAAAAGGAACTTACTTACAAGGTAAGGAGTTGATGCTAGCTATCTCCGCAGGGTCATCTGATGCAGACTATCAAGCAGATGGGCGTAAAGGGTTTACCATGACAGAGGTCTTGCGCCCGCTTGAGATGATGAGTCAGTTATGTAGCTTGACCTATACTCCACCATTTATCGCTTATGGGGCTAATGAGGCAACTGATGAGGAAGTGAAGCTAAGTAGTCAAGAAATGATTGCGCATATTCTTGATAATTAA
- a CDS encoding YlbF family regulator, which yields MPSNQTDRALSDYDLTVNRLLSKLAQHPTVIQFQAAESKLKATSALYALEVEMKALAKDAVLYKKIGKVKAYQETMARSKVVEAQLNNEPILIDYRRKMTAANELLQHLLQNLETQINEELHREN from the coding sequence ATGCCATCCAATCAAACTGACCGCGCCTTAAGTGACTACGATCTCACAGTTAACCGACTTTTGAGTAAGTTAGCACAACATCCTACAGTAATTCAATTTCAGGCTGCTGAAAGTAAATTAAAAGCAACAAGTGCACTATATGCTCTTGAGGTCGAAATGAAAGCACTAGCCAAAGATGCTGTCTTATATAAAAAAATTGGCAAAGTTAAAGCCTATCAAGAAACGATGGCACGCTCAAAAGTGGTTGAAGCACAGCTAAATAATGAACCGATACTCATCGATTACCGACGGAAAATGACGGCTGCTAACGAGCTGTTACAGCATCTCTTACAAAACTTAGAAACACAGATTAACGAGGAACTTCATCGTGAAAATTGA
- a CDS encoding DUF3021 family protein: MDTIQRSFKALGIGSFIYLLVLLFNNGAVVESSAIVYVFLLSIFVGISSYIFNVDALNFMVCLLIHYLTVNIFVIVANKMMGFSGSYSHLLVSIFLIYLLAYIVATVNTKVTVKQLNQQLEKLNNKS, from the coding sequence ATGGATACGATCCAACGCAGTTTCAAAGCCCTAGGCATCGGTTCTTTTATTTACTTATTAGTCCTCTTATTCAACAATGGCGCTGTCGTAGAGAGCTCTGCTATTGTTTACGTGTTTCTGCTCTCTATTTTCGTCGGCATATCAAGTTATATTTTTAATGTCGATGCGTTGAATTTCATGGTTTGCTTGCTCATTCATTATCTAACAGTTAATATTTTTGTGATCGTAGCCAACAAAATGATGGGATTTTCTGGTAGTTACAGTCACTTACTGGTCAGTATTTTCCTCATTTATTTACTAGCCTACATCGTTGCAACGGTGAATACAAAAGTCACAGTCAAACAACTGAATCAGCAACTAGAAAAACTGAACAACAAGTCCTAA
- a CDS encoding DUF1398 family protein, with translation MMIEQQLRQAMEKAQKIRPAIGGFPYLADCLRQAGFLKNTWYLPSGDSFYFTSNDTLVIPGTSLIEAPSPCPQFNEPALIKALKLDQAGQTTFPAFLQNIWSAGVVMYTVDFTYRSVTYYGADNTHYQEAYLPIT, from the coding sequence ATGATGATTGAACAGCAATTACGACAAGCCATGGAAAAGGCTCAAAAAATACGGCCAGCCATCGGGGGATTCCCTTATCTAGCTGACTGTTTGCGACAAGCAGGCTTTCTAAAAAACACCTGGTATCTACCTTCAGGTGATAGCTTCTATTTCACTAGTAATGACACACTAGTCATCCCTGGAACATCGTTAATCGAAGCACCTAGCCCATGTCCACAGTTTAATGAACCTGCCTTAATCAAGGCTTTAAAACTAGATCAAGCAGGTCAAACGACATTCCCTGCTTTTCTCCAAAACATTTGGTCAGCTGGTGTAGTGATGTATACTGTCGATTTCACATATCGCTCTGTTACTTATTATGGTGCTGACAACACACACTATCAAGAGGCTTACCTCCCAATCACATGA
- a CDS encoding DAK2 domain-containing protein, with protein MGNTINAGQFKEMIQAASTRLNSRAEYVNSLNVFPVPDGDTGTNMGMTITNGAKAVSDKHAETVGEVAAVLSKGLLMGARGNSGVILSQIFRGFGQVIKDETEFTGANLASAFQNGMEVAYKAVMKPVEGTILTVARGAAAFAGKKATESDDAIDVLKAALEGAKVALAKTPDMLPVLKEVGVVDSGGQGLVYILEGFVAAATGEYLDSEEFQATPAVMDEMVNAEHHKSVAGHVATEDIKFGYCTEIMVGLGQGPTVTKSFDYDEFRNYLNEIGDSLLVVNDDEIVKVHVHTEDPGIVMQEGLKYGALVKVKVDNMREQHDAQVIKEATAPKKAAEIKEFGVIAIAAGEGLAKIFKDMGVDYVISGGQTMNPSTEDIVKAIELVNARNVIILPNNKNIFMAAQSAADVVDIPAKVVESKTVSQGLTALLAFEGNKTLAENVADMTENLSEVTSGQVTNAVRDTAIDGLTIHENDWLGMIDNKIVISDKDMLGVLTETFSKMMAANEDAEIISIYIGADGTRKLVDKLSKTLEASYPDVDIEIFEGGQPVYPYLFSVE; from the coding sequence ATGGGAAATACAATTAATGCTGGTCAGTTTAAGGAAATGATACAGGCTGCAAGCACACGCCTAAATAGTCGTGCTGAGTATGTCAATTCTTTAAACGTTTTCCCAGTACCCGATGGTGATACCGGCACAAATATGGGTATGACGATCACAAATGGTGCCAAAGCTGTTTCTGATAAGCATGCCGAAACTGTAGGTGAAGTGGCAGCAGTTTTATCTAAAGGGCTTCTGATGGGGGCACGCGGTAACTCAGGTGTTATTTTGTCCCAAATTTTCCGTGGTTTTGGTCAAGTCATCAAAGATGAAACTGAATTTACTGGAGCAAACTTAGCAAGTGCCTTTCAAAATGGGATGGAAGTTGCTTACAAAGCAGTCATGAAACCAGTTGAAGGCACGATTTTAACGGTTGCTCGTGGTGCTGCAGCGTTTGCTGGTAAAAAAGCGACTGAATCTGATGATGCGATTGACGTACTTAAAGCAGCACTTGAGGGTGCTAAGGTTGCACTAGCTAAAACGCCAGATATGCTACCTGTCTTAAAAGAAGTTGGCGTTGTTGACTCAGGTGGTCAAGGCTTAGTCTATATCTTAGAAGGCTTTGTTGCAGCTGCAACAGGTGAATACCTAGATTCAGAAGAGTTCCAAGCGACACCTGCTGTTATGGACGAGATGGTAAATGCAGAACATCATAAATCAGTAGCAGGTCATGTGGCCACTGAGGATATTAAGTTTGGCTACTGTACAGAAATTATGGTTGGCTTAGGTCAAGGACCTACTGTAACCAAGTCTTTTGACTATGATGAATTCCGTAATTACTTAAATGAAATCGGTGATTCACTACTTGTCGTCAATGACGATGAGATTGTTAAAGTCCATGTCCATACAGAAGACCCTGGCATCGTCATGCAAGAAGGTCTGAAATATGGTGCTTTGGTCAAGGTTAAAGTTGATAATATGCGTGAGCAACATGATGCGCAAGTTATCAAGGAAGCAACCGCGCCTAAAAAAGCAGCTGAAATCAAGGAATTTGGTGTGATCGCCATTGCTGCCGGAGAAGGATTAGCCAAGATTTTCAAAGACATGGGTGTTGATTACGTGATTTCTGGTGGTCAAACGATGAATCCATCAACTGAGGATATCGTCAAAGCAATCGAACTTGTCAATGCGCGCAATGTCATCATTCTTCCAAATAATAAGAATATCTTTATGGCAGCGCAATCAGCTGCGGATGTTGTTGACATTCCTGCCAAGGTCGTTGAATCTAAGACTGTATCACAAGGATTGACAGCTTTATTAGCTTTTGAAGGGAATAAAACCTTAGCCGAAAACGTAGCAGATATGACTGAAAACTTATCAGAAGTGACAAGTGGCCAGGTAACGAATGCGGTCAGAGATACAGCTATCGATGGGCTTACAATTCATGAAAATGATTGGCTTGGTATGATCGATAACAAGATTGTGATATCAGATAAAGATATGTTAGGTGTCTTAACCGAAACATTCTCTAAAATGATGGCTGCCAACGAAGACGCAGAAATCATCAGTATCTACATAGGTGCTGATGGAACACGTAAGTTAGTTGACAAACTAAGCAAAACACTTGAAGCTAGCTATCCAGATGTCGACATTGAAATTTTTGAAGGTGGACAGCCTGTTTACCCTTATCTATTTTCAGTTGAATAA
- the argR gene encoding arginine repressor has protein sequence MKKQDRQEIIRELIRNNKIDTQEELSQRLIKVGVTTTQATLSRDIRELGIIKNRFDEGNFYTLFEQADHTENSGFIRASMSLSATLSAYVSSVSRAVFIIIVHTGLGEADLLATAIDGSGRPEILGTIAGADTLLITCQDETSAANFEREIRDAIQSN, from the coding sequence ATGAAGAAACAAGACCGTCAAGAGATTATTCGCGAATTAATTCGTAATAATAAGATAGATACACAAGAAGAATTATCACAGCGCCTGATTAAAGTCGGTGTGACGACGACACAAGCTACCCTGTCTAGAGATATTAGAGAACTCGGCATCATTAAGAATCGCTTTGATGAAGGGAATTTTTATACGCTCTTTGAGCAGGCTGATCATACGGAAAATAGCGGGTTTATCAGAGCAAGCATGAGTTTATCAGCTACCTTATCTGCTTATGTATCAAGTGTCAGCAGAGCTGTCTTTATTATCATCGTGCATACTGGTCTAGGGGAAGCTGATTTATTGGCGACTGCCATAGATGGCTCAGGGCGTCCAGAGATATTAGGGACGATTGCAGGTGCAGATACCTTACTTATCACTTGTCAGGACGAAACAAGTGCAGCAAACTTTGAAAGAGAAATACGAGATGCCATCCAATCAAACTGA
- a CDS encoding FAD-dependent oxidoreductase has product MKVIIIGASHGGHQSALELLDKHQGADVTIYEKGDFVSFLSCGMQLFLEDKVSGVDDVRNFRPEDIESRGGKVKSQHEVLSFDADKKEVTVKNLVTDETFTDTYDKLILSSGVTPAALSVPGADKENVFFMRGRAWALKIKEKMQDAAVKDVVVIGSGYIGVEAAEVFAKAGKHVTIIDMIDDVLGNYLDKELTDILAPVFKKNNIDLALGETISAFTGDVAVTGVETTNGVINADLVIVAAGVTPNTAWLKGLVDLEPRGQIKVDAHLRTSAPDVYAVGDAILPLSIASGKHAPVALASSARREARYVIRNIEKATPTEIFRGVLGTSALSVFDYKFAMTGLNNFTAERSGARVTGSFFTDTLRPSFVTNDGNTDVYVKLNFDADTHKILGGQVMSTYDVTAHINTLALAITTGLTLEDLAEADFFFQPGFDRQWSLLNLAAQAALGETKF; this is encoded by the coding sequence ATGAAAGTTATTATAATTGGCGCAAGCCACGGTGGTCACCAATCAGCATTGGAGTTATTAGACAAGCATCAAGGTGCTGATGTGACGATTTATGAAAAGGGAGACTTTGTCTCATTCCTATCATGTGGCATGCAATTGTTCTTGGAAGACAAAGTATCAGGTGTTGATGATGTGCGTAACTTCCGTCCGGAAGATATCGAATCGCGTGGTGGTAAAGTGAAGTCACAGCATGAGGTATTAAGTTTTGATGCTGATAAAAAAGAAGTGACTGTCAAAAATCTAGTTACAGATGAAACCTTTACAGATACTTATGATAAACTCATTTTGTCTTCGGGTGTGACACCTGCGGCGCTGTCAGTTCCAGGTGCAGACAAAGAGAATGTTTTCTTCATGAGAGGCCGTGCTTGGGCGCTCAAAATTAAAGAAAAAATGCAAGACGCAGCAGTTAAAGATGTCGTAGTCATCGGGTCAGGTTATATCGGTGTTGAGGCAGCAGAAGTCTTTGCTAAAGCAGGTAAACATGTCACCATTATCGATATGATTGATGATGTGCTTGGTAATTACCTAGATAAAGAATTAACAGATATTCTAGCACCAGTCTTCAAGAAAAATAATATTGATCTCGCATTAGGTGAAACGATTTCTGCCTTCACGGGTGATGTAGCAGTTACTGGTGTTGAAACAACTAACGGTGTTATCAATGCAGATCTTGTCATCGTTGCGGCTGGTGTGACACCAAATACAGCCTGGCTTAAAGGACTTGTAGACTTAGAACCTCGTGGTCAAATTAAAGTTGATGCTCACTTGCGGACATCTGCTCCAGATGTTTATGCTGTGGGAGATGCGATTCTGCCATTAAGCATTGCAAGTGGCAAACATGCACCTGTTGCCTTGGCATCATCAGCACGTCGTGAAGCGCGTTATGTTATCCGTAATATCGAAAAAGCAACACCGACTGAAATATTCCGTGGTGTTCTAGGTACAAGTGCTTTGAGCGTTTTTGACTATAAATTTGCTATGACTGGCCTAAACAATTTTACTGCTGAACGTTCAGGTGCGCGTGTAACAGGTAGCTTCTTCACAGATACATTACGGCCAAGCTTTGTGACGAATGATGGGAATACAGACGTCTATGTCAAATTGAACTTTGACGCTGACACACACAAAATTTTGGGTGGTCAAGTGATGTCAACTTATGATGTGACCGCACATATTAATACCCTTGCCTTGGCAATTACGACAGGTTTAACTTTAGAAGATCTTGCAGAAGCAGATTTCTTCTTCCAACCTGGCTTTGACCGTCAATGGTCTCTCTTGAACCTAGCAGCACAAGCTGCATTAGGTGAAACTAAATTCTAA
- the argS gene encoding arginine--tRNA ligase: protein MNDKQLAAQALAAVLDNALSEAEIMNLLETPKKSEMGDLAFPVFSLAKTWRKALNMIALELVEKIATTGFEKVVATGPYVNFFLDKSATATAVLSGILTQGTAYATLAKNGENVAIDMSSPNIAKPFSIGHLRSTVIGDALAEIYSKIGYTPVRINHLGDWGKQFGMLIVAYKKYGNEAAIRQNPISELLKLYVQINAEAAEDPTVDEAAREWFLKLENGDAEALALWQWFRDESLVEFDRIYKELGVTFDSMNGEAFYNDKMDEVIDILSEKQLLTTSKGATVVELEGFENPALIKKSDGATLYITRDLAAALYRKRTYNFAKSLYVVGQEQSGHFKQLKAVLNKMAYDWSDDIHHVPFGLVTKDGKKLSTRKGNVILLEPTIQEAVKRAAAQIEAKNPDLANKAAVAHAVGVGAIKFYDLKNERLNGYDFNLEEMVSFEGETGPYVQYAHARIQSILNKAAFKSEAVLGQTFSLSDDESWEIIKLLQAFSDVIARAARMFEPSVVAKYAINLAQAFNKYYAHTRILEESDERDARLSLAYATGVVLKESLRLLGVEAPTEM from the coding sequence ATAAATGATAAACAACTAGCAGCACAAGCATTGGCGGCTGTTTTGGACAACGCACTAAGTGAAGCTGAGATTATGAACTTACTAGAAACACCCAAAAAATCAGAGATGGGTGATTTGGCCTTTCCTGTTTTTTCATTGGCCAAAACATGGCGCAAAGCACTAAATATGATTGCCCTTGAGCTTGTGGAAAAAATAGCGACAACTGGTTTTGAAAAAGTAGTTGCAACAGGCCCTTATGTGAACTTTTTCTTGGATAAATCGGCTACTGCGACAGCGGTCTTGTCAGGGATTCTTACCCAGGGCACGGCTTATGCAACCTTGGCTAAAAATGGGGAGAATGTCGCAATCGATATGTCTTCACCAAATATTGCCAAACCTTTCTCTATCGGTCATCTGCGCTCTACTGTTATCGGTGATGCGCTTGCTGAAATCTATAGCAAGATAGGCTATACACCTGTTAGGATCAATCACTTAGGAGACTGGGGCAAGCAGTTTGGCATGCTGATCGTCGCCTATAAAAAATATGGCAACGAAGCAGCGATTCGCCAAAATCCGATTTCTGAGTTGTTGAAACTCTATGTCCAAATCAATGCTGAGGCAGCTGAAGATCCTACGGTCGATGAAGCGGCGCGTGAGTGGTTCCTAAAACTTGAAAATGGAGATGCGGAAGCACTAGCATTATGGCAATGGTTCCGTGATGAATCACTAGTCGAATTTGATCGGATTTATAAAGAACTTGGTGTGACATTTGACAGCATGAATGGCGAAGCGTTTTATAATGATAAGATGGATGAAGTCATCGACATCTTGTCTGAGAAACAGCTTCTGACGACATCAAAAGGGGCAACGGTTGTTGAACTAGAGGGATTTGAAAATCCTGCTTTGATCAAAAAATCTGATGGTGCAACGCTTTACATCACACGTGATTTAGCAGCTGCCCTTTATCGTAAGCGGACTTATAACTTTGCTAAATCGCTTTATGTGGTCGGTCAAGAACAGTCTGGACACTTTAAACAACTCAAAGCAGTGCTTAATAAAATGGCGTACGACTGGTCTGATGATATTCATCATGTGCCATTTGGCTTAGTCACAAAAGATGGTAAAAAATTATCAACGCGTAAAGGAAACGTCATCTTATTAGAGCCAACTATTCAGGAAGCGGTCAAACGTGCCGCCGCACAGATAGAAGCTAAAAATCCTGATTTAGCTAACAAAGCAGCAGTTGCACATGCTGTCGGAGTTGGTGCTATTAAATTCTATGATTTGAAAAATGAACGTTTAAATGGCTATGATTTCAATCTAGAGGAGATGGTCTCATTTGAGGGAGAAACTGGTCCTTACGTCCAATACGCGCATGCACGGATTCAATCTATTCTCAATAAAGCTGCCTTTAAGTCTGAGGCAGTACTTGGCCAAACTTTCTCGCTTTCGGACGATGAGAGCTGGGAAATCATCAAACTCTTGCAAGCTTTTTCTGATGTGATTGCCAGAGCAGCGAGAATGTTTGAGCCATCAGTTGTTGCTAAATATGCAATTAACTTAGCGCAAGCCTTTAACAAATATTATGCACATACGCGTATTTTAGAAGAGAGTGATGAAAGAGATGCGCGTTTGTCACTCGCCTACGCAACGGGTGTTGTCTTAAAAGAAAGTCTCAGACTTTTGGGTGTTGAAGCGCCAACGGAAATGTAA